Proteins encoded by one window of Panicum virgatum strain AP13 chromosome 7N, P.virgatum_v5, whole genome shotgun sequence:
- the LOC120683735 gene encoding uncharacterized protein LOC120683735 translates to MATPAAAPTISKIPDVQDPLRARLQDRRRPLLVSRIPAGRRPSVQYPRRFSRQAHCCPPNPREILAGSPAKHAAALQILEKSSPALPPSTLLPSKSSRNPRRLSHQACFQSDLEFWLWKTLGAIPMETAWRRGRIESLGSNHSIRLAHQCAGGSGSGMNRCLST, encoded by the exons atggcgacgccggcggcggcgccaaccATCTCCAAGATCCCAGACGTCCAAGATCCTCTCCGTGCTCGTCTCCAAGATCGCCGTCGGCCGCTGCTCGTCTccaggatccccgccggccgccgcccgtctGTCCAATATCCTCGCCGGTTCTCCCGTCAAGCACACTGCTGCCCTCCAAATCCTCGAGAAATCCTCGCCGGCTCTCCCGCCAAGCACGCTGCTGCCCTCCAAATCCTCGAGAAATCCTCGCCGGCTCTCCCGCCAAGCACGCTGCTGCCCTCCAAATCCTCGAGAAATCCTCGCCGGCTCTCCCATCAAGCCTGCTTCCAATCCGACTTAG AATTCTGGCTGTGGAAGACGCTTGGTGCTATACCCATGGAAACCGCTTGGCGTAGAGGCAGAATTGAAAGCCTGGGAAGCAATCACTCAATCAGACTGGCACATCAATGTGCAGGTGGTAGTGGTAGTGGGATGAATAGGTGCTTAAGTACATAG